Part of the Drosophila kikkawai strain 14028-0561.14 chromosome 3L, DkikHiC1v2, whole genome shotgun sequence genome is shown below.
TGCATCTATATAACACGAAAAGTTGTCAGAAAACCTTGTGAATTCCATAATGATAAAGATAACATGTCTTCCAAAAAACCTTCTAGAACAGTGTTTTCGCATCTGCTATAcaattgaaaaaaatgttgGGTTTAAGGAGTAGGAGTAAGAGTTGGATATCTTTCGAGTCCCCTTAAAAAAAGGTTGTGTTGTCCATCCTAGCCACAGCACTACtttatattaacaaaataaaatgcattagTTGTGAGAAAAATGTGCCGAGGTACacgtgcaatttttttttttaatatagaatTAGTTACAGAAATTATGTTACATTAGATCAAAACCATTGGTCCAGTAGATTTTAAGTTATTGTGCACACCTTTTTGCAGCATCACGGGTTTCTCTTCCTTGCGTGGATTTAACTTTGTGTTGATTTGGTGTCTTTAGCTTCTATAGGTTTAAAGTTGATCAATTAATTGCCAGAAATTCACcattatcaaaaaaaaagaaatatatatgtacatacagaGATATCATGTAtctgttctttttttaatcgttttatatatatatggcacGTTTAAATCAACATAAAATCGTATACCATTAATGAAGCCTTTGATTCATATTAAAAAGAAGCTTAACATTTTCATTACTTTGAATTTAATAATGTTCTGTTACTGATGGAAGTAGAACGTCGGCTGATGACTGCCTGTAAAGAGTTAAaacttatttactttattgcacataatttttaataaacttttgtATTATACCTGTTTACCACAATATGATATGAACCTGGTGCTGAGTTTGATCGACCTGCACGAACAAATCTTTCTATCCGTGACCCACTTGGCCTCAACGACTTTTCGGAATCACCTTTAACGAATGGATTTCCAAAAGaatgtttttttaacattgtttttattaatattagagTGTCCAGTTTAGGTATGCTGCGCACAACAGAGTTTATGTCTTCATCATCGACTTGAACCAAACAACAATTTTCTTCCTCAGTTGGCAAGGGAAATAAGCCACCAGAAGTTACCCATTTATTCATCTATGAATGGTAAACATAATGGTATTAAATTCAAGTAagtgtaattttatttaagtatacCTTTAACTGCGGAATTGATATTCTATTATTGACATCTTTGTCCAACATTCGAAATATGCAGCTTTTCAAATCTTCTgagatatgtatattttctggAAACACAACAGGATCTCGTCTTATTTTATCATACAATAAGGGCACTGATTCAGCTAAAAACGGTACATTTCCAAATATCAACGAATACAGAGTAGCACCTAACGACCAGACGTCAGCTGCTCTTCCACAATATTGGCTCTTTatgtaagaaatatatttataaatatatgataATATCAAGTAGGTAAACTCTTATTATACCTCCCCTAAAATCAGAGTTTCTGGTGCTCTGAAAGCCGGTGTTCCTGCAGTCGATCCATTACTTATTTTGGCATCATCTCCGAAAAATTCGTTGCACACACCGAGATCTGCTATTTTCACATGCCCAAATTCCGTCAGTAATAGGTTCCCAGGCTTTATGTCGGCATGGATAATTTTTTGGTAATGCACTATTTATTAAGATAggaaaaatacttttataaataaaacaaatatgaaatatggCATAATTTAAAAGCTGATGTATATAATTCGAACTTTTTACGCTTTTGTCAACTTCATTGGAgagcttatttattttattttttaacatgCTCTacggaattattaaatatgatATTGTTCACACATACACTAACCAGTACTGCATTTGTGATATCTTCCTCTTGAAACCATCTAATTTAAGTTTCACGTGTCAGTACTTATTCATAATTGCTGCATGTCGAACAAGGCCCCGAAAAGTTTTCATTTCCTTGAAAGTTTGTTTACTGACTGCACTCGTCGTAAAATTAAGGACTccaatttttaagaaaagagAGACCCTTTAATAGCTGGCAATTATAGGAGAATATCCTGCCTAAATTCGTCCTTAAAACTTGTTGCTTACGGAGTTCGGTTTCTGAAAGAATTTGTCTATGGTTGCGTATTTGTTCTCTCTTCAATCGCCAAGACTTAGAGGAGCTGtattttctgtttaattttaaagctgTGTGCGACACGATAAAAAGTTACAGCCTTTTCCTAAAACGCGATTTTTTTCTGATAAATGGCAGCCACCTCTCTGAGAAGTTTCCGAATGATACAGGAGTCTAACAGTCCCATCCTGTTTTCCTTATACGTTTTGACGAAGTCACAATACCCTACTCCTGTAAAtattaatgtaaataataGTAAGATTTGTTAGTATACATACAGGGAGGTCGTGGCGAGGAAGCCGAGAACAGCGCGCCGCACTCGCCCGGACGCTGTCATTGTCCACGCGAGCGGCAAGTCCTACAGCGAGGTGCTCGCAATGGTTACGAGGAGAGAGGACAAGCAGCTGTCGGACCTGGGACGCTGCGTGTCAAAGGTTCGCCGAACCAACAACGGTAACCTGCTCCTGGAGGTGGCGAAAGGTAGCGCCGAGAGCGCCACGACAATGAGGGAGAGCATCGAGAAGGTACTCGGAGATACAGCGTCGGTGCGCGCAACGACAGAGGACTCAAAAGTCCTCGTCTTGGAGGTGCGCAATATCGAGCCGATCTCGACGAAGCAGGAGGTCTGCGCCGCACTCGCGGGCCAGTTTAACTTCGAGGCGGAGAGGGTGAAAGTGCGGAGCATGCGCCGCAGTTTTGCTGAAACCCAAACTGCGATAATCAGCCTTCCCGTATCCCTTGCCAAAGCCGTCCTCCATAGAGGTGAAGTTCGGATTGGATGGACCATCTGCAGGATCCGGGAACGAAGTGGTCCCGTGAGGTGCTTCAGATGCCTAGAACCTGGGCATATTGCGATCCACTGCAAGGGCCCTGTGGACAGGAGCGGTTGCTGCATTAACTGCGGCGAGCCGGGACACAAGGCGGCTTCGTGCAACAAGGAGCCGTCTTGCTTCATATGCTCTGCGGCCGGAAggaaggagacgaggcacaAGGCAGGCGCCAGGGGATGTCCAGCCTCGAACAGTGGGTATGCGAATCCCAAGCCtgcatgcagttgattcaactcaatctgaatcactgcagggcTGCGCAGGATCTCCTGTCGCAGACGGTGCGGGAGCTGGGCTCGGAGGTGGCAGTCCTGAGCGAACCCTACAGGGTCGGTACCAGCCGCGTCTGGGCCACTGACCGCTCTGGCAAGGCGGCCTTGTGGCTCTGTGGAGCGGATGCTCCGGAGATGTGCGACACCAAAGCAGCGGAAGGCTTTGTCCGTGCGAACGTCGGCGGCACTTGGCTGTACAGCTGCTATCTGGCACCCAGTCTCTCATTGGAGGCGTTCGGCAggattctggacgagctgagCAGCGATCTGCGTGGGCGGAGCAACGTCGTGGTcggcggcgacttcaacgcctgggccatGGAATGGGGATCCTCCcggaccaacgccagaggccgAGCGGTGCTGGAGACCTTCGCCTCTCTGGACGTAGTCCTTCTGAACGAAGGCTCCCGGCAGACCTTCAGCAGGGCCGGGGTGGGCTCGGTAATCGACCTCACCTATGTCAGCAGTGCGCTGGCCAGCCGCGCC
Proteins encoded:
- the LOC108073223 gene encoding calcium/calmodulin-dependent protein kinase kinase 2 isoform X2 — protein: MDKIGQGSYGLVKLAYSEEDSTHYAMKILSKKRLLRQAGLMRRGPKKAISPLDRVYREIAVLKKLDHPNVVKLVEVLDDPLEDSLYMVFELVKQGEVLSIPTNRPLSEEKVLSIFRDSLLGLEYLHYQKIIHADIKPGNLLLTEFGHVKIADLGVCNEFFGDDAKISNGSTAGTPAFRAPETLILGESQYCGRAADVWSLGATLYSLIFGNVPFLAESVPLLYDKIRRDPVVFPENIHISEDLKSCIFRMLDKDVNNRISIPQLKMNKWVTSGGLFPLPTEEENCCLVQVDDEDINSVVRSIPKLDTLILIKTMLKKHSFGNPFVKGDSEKSLRPSGSRIERFVRAGRSNSAPGSYHIVVNRQSSADVLLPSVTEHY
- the LOC108073223 gene encoding calcium/calmodulin-dependent protein kinase kinase 1 isoform X5, with the translated sequence MDRLRQCHHPKDQQLHVGADANAHHCVWGSPEINDRVHYQKIIHADIKPGNLLLTEFGHVKIADLGVCNEFFGDDAKISNGSTAGTPAFRAPETLILGESQYCGRAADVWSLGATLYSLIFGNVPFLAESVPLLYDKIRRDPVVFPENIHISEDLKSCIFRMLDKDVNNRISIPQLKMNKWVTSGGLFPLPTEEENCCLVQVDDEDINSVVRSIPKLDTLILIKTMLKKHSFGNPFVKGDSEKSLRPSGSRIERFVRAGRSNSAPGSYHIVVNRQSSADVLLPSVTEHY
- the LOC108073223 gene encoding calcium/calmodulin-dependent protein kinase kinase 1 isoform X9, whose protein sequence is MRSGWHIAVHYQKIIHADIKPGNLLLTEFGHVKIADLGVCNEFFGDDAKISNGSTAGTPAFRAPETLILGESQYCGRAADVWSLGATLYSLIFGNVPFLAESVPLLYDKIRRDPVVFPENIHISEDLKSCIFRMLDKDVNNRISIPQLKMNKWVTSGGLFPLPTEEENCCLVQVDDEDINSVVRSIPKLDTLILIKTMLKKHSFGNPFVKGDSEKSLRPSGSRIERFVRAGRSNSAPGSYHIVVNRQSSADVLLPSVTEHY
- the LOC108073223 gene encoding calcium/calmodulin-dependent protein kinase kinase 1 isoform X7; this translates as MVSRGRYHKCSTVHYQKIIHADIKPGNLLLTEFGHVKIADLGVCNEFFGDDAKISNGSTAGTPAFRAPETLILGESQYCGRAADVWSLGATLYSLIFGNVPFLAESVPLLYDKIRRDPVVFPENIHISEDLKSCIFRMLDKDVNNRISIPQLKMNKWVTSGGLFPLPTEEENCCLVQVDDEDINSVVRSIPKLDTLILIKTMLKKHSFGNPFVKGDSEKSLRPSGSRIERFVRAGRSNSAPGSYHIVVNRQSSADVLLPSVTEHY
- the LOC108073223 gene encoding calcium/calmodulin-dependent protein kinase kinase 1 isoform X3 gives rise to the protein MKILSKKRLLRQAGLMRRGPKKAISPLDRVYREIAVLKKLDHPNVVKLVEVLDDPLEDSLYMVFELVKQGEVLSIPTNRPLSEEKVLSIFRDSLLGLEYLHYQKIIHADIKPGNLLLTEFGHVKIADLGVCNEFFGDDAKISNGSTAGTPAFRAPETLILGESQYCGRAADVWSLGATLYSLIFGNVPFLAESVPLLYDKIRRDPVVFPENIHISEDLKSCIFRMLDKDVNNRISIPQLKMNKWVTSGGLFPLPTEEENCCLVQVDDEDINSVVRSIPKLDTLILIKTMLKKHSFGNPFVKGDSEKSLRPSGSRIERFVRAGRSNSAPGSYHIVVNRQSSADVLLPSVTEHY
- the LOC108073223 gene encoding calcium/calmodulin-dependent protein kinase kinase 2 isoform X1, producing the protein MNDSEEFIEKSTDCVSNISKKFDQCLNLDNEFLKKLPNDISCSPLQKIVPSTHQSIESRPIYPNVPYSPYGSPFGSPSSSRRRPAFRESRRISIEKSGSFLQLNQYKLMDKIGQGSYGLVKLAYSEEDSTHYAMKILSKKRLLRQAGLMRRGPKKAISPLDRVYREIAVLKKLDHPNVVKLVEVLDDPLEDSLYMVFELVKQGEVLSIPTNRPLSEEKVLSIFRDSLLGLEYLHYQKIIHADIKPGNLLLTEFGHVKIADLGVCNEFFGDDAKISNGSTAGTPAFRAPETLILGESQYCGRAADVWSLGATLYSLIFGNVPFLAESVPLLYDKIRRDPVVFPENIHISEDLKSCIFRMLDKDVNNRISIPQLKMNKWVTSGGLFPLPTEEENCCLVQVDDEDINSVVRSIPKLDTLILIKTMLKKHSFGNPFVKGDSEKSLRPSGSRIERFVRAGRSNSAPGSYHIVVNRQSSADVLLPSVTEHY